In Schizosaccharomyces osmophilus chromosome 2, complete sequence, the following proteins share a genomic window:
- the ptc4 gene encoding mitochondrial serine/threonine protein phosphatase PP2C catalytic subunit Ptc4 has protein sequence MASFLNANRFLQRSACLHPSFPFKAPRGFGKCTTRNLKQYYTPASGPYLRVSMTKAPQSLGLCSARGDSLENQDRLSFGYLDKLKAPIFLNDEEAPVQSLSSNNSSDANFSKGSGLFGSFPNFDSPFVYGIFDGHGGVECSEFLSNHLGHIIERQDFSRAEELLQEARSLGGYMFSLEPPFSLASVLKSRDEDMIWRARLYYSFLEADLIYLKEYAKLSPDRAVPGAVGTVVVLTSKNNKSYWESDSYTIQLAHVGDTRAILCDSRTGRAHRLTFQHNPTDFEESRRLRHYNLGFSSDSFGEKRYAWVANTRSFGDGLKLKRLGVVAEPQLTSIHSLRDDWSFLTLLSDGVTQVVSDDEVVDIIKLSESPQDAANNIIRYAQNVGSVDDITCLVIRLPGWKKRTMNDFTKNLRLEKSFYVPRKS, from the coding sequence ATGGCGAGCTTTCTAAATGCAAATCGATTCCTGCAACGGTCAGCTTGTTTGCACCCAAGCTTTCCATTCAAGGCGCCGCGTGGTTTTGGGAAATGCACGACGAGAAATTTAAAACAATACTATACGCCCGCTTCTGGACCATACCTTCGTGTTTCCATGACAAAGGCCCCTCAAAGTTTGGGTCTGTGTTCTGCTAGAGGCGACTCTCTCGAAAATCAGGATCGTCTCTCGTTTGGCTACCTGGACAAGCTCAAAGCTCCCATTTTCTTAAACGACGAAGAGGCTCCTGTACAGTCTTTGAGTTCCAACAATTCCTCAGACGCTAATTTCAGTAAGGGATCTGGACTGTTTggttcttttccaaatttcgATAGTCCCTTTGTATATGGAATCTTCGATGGTCACGGCGGTGTCGAATGTAGTGAGTTTTTGAGTAATCACTTGGGCCATATAATAGAAAGACAAGATTTTTCGCGCGCTGAAGAGTTGCTTCAGGAAGCCAGGTCCTTGGGCGGTTACATGTTCTCCTTGGAACCACCTTTTTCACTGGCTTCTGTCCTGAAATCTCGCGATGAGGACATGATTTGGAGGGCTAGACTCtattattcctttttagaAGCagatttaatttatttgaagGAATATGCCAAGCTCTCTCCTGATCGTGCTGTTCCTGGTGCCGTAGGAACGGTGGTCGTTCttacttcaaaaaacaacaaatcGTATTGGGAAAGTGACAGCTATACGATTCAGCTAGCTCATGTCGGAGACACACGAGCGATTTTATGTGATTCTCGTACTGGACGAGCACATCGTTTAACGTTCCAGCATAATCCTACCGATTTCGAAGAATCGCGAAGACTTCGTCACTATAATCTTGGGTTTTCTAGTGACTCTTTTGGTGAAAAGCGATATGCCTGGGTTGCAAATACTCGAAGTTTTGGTGACGGTCTAAAATTAAAGAGGCTCGGTGTCGTTGCTGAACCACAACTCACATccattcattctttaagAGATGACTGGTCTTTTTTGACTTTGCTTTCGGACGGGGTTACCCAGGTGGTATCGGATGATGAAGTGGTCGACATCATTAAATTGTCCGAGTCTCCTCAGGATGCTGCAAATAACATTATTAGATATGCACAAAATGTCGGCTCTGTAGATGATATTACCTGTTTGGTAATTCGGTTACCTGGTTGGAAAAAGCGTACTATGAATGACTTTACTAAAAATCTGCGATTAGAAAAGTCTTTTTACGTACCAAGAAAGAGTTAA